In the genome of Paenarthrobacter ilicis, the window ACCCGTGGAACGGCCGAGGCGCCATAAAGCCAAAGATTGAGCCAATCTTGAGCGGACTCAGAGGGAGTCTTGATCGCCACCCGGGAAAGTAAGGGGACCAAGCAAAAAGTTCCCGGTTCCGGGGCTTACAGGCCCTGTTGAAGGAGGAGGAACTGCATGGACAGCCAAGCCCGTACGTCGCCCTGGCTCATGGTTTTGATCGTGTTCTGCATGACCGTTCTGCTGGGAATCGGCGGGACGGCGGCCTTCGCACTCTGGGAGCAGGGAACTCACAGCTCCGGAACGGATCACACGGTGTCGTCCGCGCCCTCCAAGCCGTAGTCATCAGTTCCGTCAAGGAAGTCCACCAGACGTTCCTCAAGCAGCGAGCGGTTTTTGAGCTCGCATTCCCACACCGTCAGCACCTGGATGCTGCGCTTGCAGGGGTGGATTCTGCACAGGCACCCATCACTCCGTGGCGTGAACACTCCGCGGTCCAGCCCAAAGGCGTGACCTGCACTTTCATGCGTCGGCGGCACTGGGGGCAAAAGCGCGGCGGCTCCATCGCCAGGTGCTGCTGGCAGCTGTGGTGGGTGTCCGACGTCGGGCCCTCACCGTCAGTGCCCAGAGTGCGGCGTCCGCCGCAGTGCCCACAGTATGTGGAAGGTGCCACGAGGCTCACAGGGCTTTCTGGAGCTCCTTGATGGGCATGTTCAGCTCCACCAAGAGGTTGACGTCAGCGTTGGCGGGCCGGCCCAGGGTGGTGAGGTAGTTGCCCACAATCACAGCGTTGATGCCCCCGAGCAAGCCTTCGCGGGTGCCGAGATCCCCGAGCGTAAGTTCACGGCCGCCGGCATAACGGAGCACGGTGCGTGGCATGGCCAAGCGGAATGCCGCGATGGCGCGGAGGGCATCCTTGCCGTCCATGATGCCTTGGTTTTCCAAGGGCGTGCCGGGGCGGGGGTTGAGGAAGTTCAGCGGGACCTCATGTGGTTCCAGGGCGGCGAGTTGGACGGCCAACTCTGCGCGTTGCGCCAACGATTCACCCATGCCGATCAGGGCGCCGCAGCACAGTTCCATGCCGGCGGCCTTGACCATGGCGCAGGTTTCCAGGCGTTCTTCGTAGCTGTGGGTAGTGACCACCTCGGGGAAGTAGCTGCGCGCCGTCTCCAGATTATGGTTGTACCGATGGACGCCCCAAGCGGCCAGCTGGCCCACTTGGCGCTGCGTGAGCATGCCGAGCGAACAGGCGATGTTGATGTCCACTTCTTCGTTGATGCGGTCAATCGCGAACTTGATCTGGTTCATGAGCTTGATGTCGGGGCCGCGCACAGCTGCGACAATGCAAAACTCCGTGGCCCCGGTGGCAGCGGTTTCCTTCGCCGCTTTGACGAGTGCAGGAATGTCCAGCCAAACACCGCGAACGGGGGAGTCGAACAGGCCCGACTGGCTGCAGAAATGGCAGTCTTCGGGGCAGCCTCCGGTCTTGATGGAGATGATTCCTTCCACCTCAACGTCCTCGCCGCAGTGCTCAAGGCGGACCTCATGGGCCAATTGCAGCGCTGCGGGGATGGCGTCGTCGGGGAGTTCAAGGACCTCGATGAGTTGTGCCTCGCTCAGGCCCTCGCCTCGTCGCAGGACCTGCTCCCGGGCGGTGTCCAGGATGGCGTAGGCGGGAGTCTGGTTGGGCGGGTGGGTGCTCATGCCTAGACGGTATAGGTGCAGGTGGGGGGCGGTTTTGTGGGGTGCGTACAAACCATGGATCCTGATTTTGGTGCTGGCCGTGCGGGGCGGCTGATTCAGAAGTTACAACGGTGAAACATGCGCGTGACGGGACCGACGCGGTGCGTGGCTAGCGTCAGTGGCGAGGCACGGACCACGGACGAAAGTGAACACCCATGAGCCCTGAGAAGATGAGCACCGCCACGCTGGAACCGACGACGCCGGGAGGCGCCGCCGTCGTGAATGGAACCGACGGCGCGCCGCCGGGAGTCAACAGTGACGCGATGAGCGCCGCGAAGGAAAGCCTGGAGGATTACACCCTCCGCTTTGCGCCGCGGTCCTACCGGAAGTGGAGCGCCGGCGTGGTGGCCACCAGTGCTTTGGGCGGCATTGCGTATCTGGCTGACTTCTCCATCGGCGCCAACATCGGCATCGCCTACGGCACGGTCAACGCGATCATCGGCATCATTGTGGCAGCGGTGATCATCTTCTCCACCGGTTTTCCGCTGGCCTACTACGCTGCCCGCTACAACATTGACCTTGACCTGATCACCCGCGGCTCGGGGTTCGGCTACTACGGCTCAGTGGTCACCAACATTATTTTCGCCACGTTCACGTTTATCTTCTTTGCCCTTGAGGGCTCCATCATGGCGCAAGGACTCCAATTGGGCCTGGGGGTACCGCAGTGGATCGGTTACGCCGTGTCCACCATCATCATCATTCCCCTGGTCATCTACGGGATGAAGACGCTGGCCACCTTGCAGGTGTGGACCACCCCGCTGTGGCTGCTGCTCATGGTGGTGCCCGTGGGCTACCTGCTGCTGTCCCACCCGGAAAGCATTGATGCGTTCTTCGCTTTCACGGGTGCTTCCGGGCAGGGCGGACCCAACCTGGCCTCGGTCATGTTGGCTGCAGGTGTTTGCCTTTCCCTGATGGCGCAGATTGCTGAGCAGATCGACTACCTGCGCTTCATGCCTCCCAAGACCGCCGAGAACAAGGGTGCGTGGTGGCGTGCCGTGATCCTGGCCGGACCGGGCTGGGTCATCTTCGGTGCCATCAAGCAGATCATCGGCCTGTTCATTGCCATTTACCTGATCGCCAAGCTGGATCCTGCGGCTGCGGTGCACGCCAATGAACCCGTGCACCAGTTCCTGGGGGTCTACGAAGAGATGATGCCCGCCTGGCTGGCCATGACCCTCGCGGTGGTCCTGGTGGTCATTTCGCAGATCAAGATCAACGTCACCAATGCGTACTCCGGCTCCCTTGCGTGGACCAACTCGTTCACCCGCATCACCAAGACGTACCCGGGCCGGATGGTGTTTGTGGTGGTGAACCTGGTGATTGCGCTGGTGCTCATGGAGTCCAACATGTTTGAGTTCCTCAACACCATTCTTGGCTTCTACGCCAACTGCGCCATGGCCTGGGTGGTCACGGTGGCATCGGACATTGCCATCAACAAGTACCTGCTGAAGATCTCGCCCAAGGTTCCGGAGTTCCGCCGCGGCATGCTGTACGCCGTCAATCCCGTGGGGTTCGTGTCCATGCTGGTGTCGGCTGGGGTCTCCATCGCCGTCTTCTTTGGCGCCTTCGGTTCCGCGGTACAGCCTTTCTCTCCCATCTTCGCGGTAGGCCTGGCTTTGGTCCTTCCTCCGGTCCTGGCTTTGGCCACCAAGGGGCGCTACTACCTGCGGCGCACCGACGACGGCATTGACCTTCCGATGTTCGACGCCGACGGCAACCCCACTGATGCGAAGTTGATGTGCCACGTGACCGGCATCGAGTTCGAACGTCCGGACATGCTCCGCTCCGGTCAGGACGGGCCCGACGGCGAACCCCAGTACATCTCCTCCCTCGCGTTGTCGACGGACAAGACAGGCACGCTGGTGCTCCCGGCCCAGAAGTAGCCGTTGCGGGGATACGCGAACGCCCGGCCTCCCACAGGGGAAGCCGGGCGTTGCGCTGTGTGTAAATCTATTGAGGCAAGGGCCTACTTGTCGAAGACGTCCTTAGCGGCGTCCTTGACGTTTTCGCCTGCCTGCTTGGACTTGGCGGCAGCCTGATCGGCTGCTCCCTCGGCCTGAAGCTTCTCGTTATTGGTGGCGTCGCCGAGGGCTTCCTTAGCCTTGCCGGTGACTTCCTGGGCCTTGTTGCTGATCTTGTCTCCGAGTCCCATGGGGCCCTCCTTCGATGTAATCCAACGCTGACATTCGCTAGACTATCTAGCAATTCTGAAAGGTTCCTGTGAATCCTCAGGGCTTGAGAACAACCTTGATGCAGCCATCTTCCTTCTTTTGGAATTTCTCGTAAAGCTCCGGGGCTTCGTCCAGTGATCCGGTGTGGGTGACCAGGTGCATGACTCCCAGCGGATCGGCGTCGTCCTCCACCAGCGGCAGCAGCCGGTCCGTCCAGTTCCGCACGTTGCATTGGCCCATCCGGAGCTGGATCTGCTTGTCGAACATAGTCATCAGCGGCAGGGGATCGGCCTTGCCGCCGTAAACGCCGCTCAGTGAAATGGTGCCGCCTCGCCGCACGGCGTCGATTGCCGTATGCAGGGCGGCGAGCCGGTCCACGCTCATGGTATCCATGGCAACTTGGGCGGGCTTGTCCGGAAGCAGCGACACCGCCTTGTGTAGGAACGAGGCAACCGGAGACCCGTGCGCCTCCATGCCCACAGCATCCACCACGGAATCAGCGCCGCGGCCCAAGGTCTGCTTGCGAATCTGCTCCGCGACGTCCGGGCCGAAGTCCATGGTTTCCACGCCGTGAGCCGCGGCCATGGCACGTCGCTCCGGGACGGGGTCCACCCCGATGACCCTCAATCCCTTGTGGACGCCGATTCTGCTGGCGAACTGCCCAACCGGGCCCAGGCCCAGCACCACAAGCGTTCCGCCGGCGGGAGTGGCGGCGTACTCCACCGCTTGCCACGCAGTGGGGAGAATGTCGGAGAGGAAGAGGTAGCGCTCGTCCGGTGCATCGCCGTCGACCTTCACAGGGCCGTAATCCGCGAACGGAACCCGCAGATACTGTGCTTGGCCGCCTGGAACCGAACCGTAGAGCTCCGAGTACCCGAAGAGGGCGGCCCCGGAGTTCTTGGCGGTCACCTGGGTGGTTTCGCACTGCGATTGGAGCCCCTGGTTGCACATGAAGCATCGGCCGCAGGAGATGTTGAAAGGAACCACCACGCGGTCGCCTTTCTTGAGCCGGTGGACTGCCGAGCCAACTTCTTCAACGATGCCCATCGGCTCATGGCCGATCACATCGCTTTTGTGCATATAGGGCCCCAGGACCTCGTAAAGATGCAGGTCCGAGCCGCAAATCGCCGAGGACGTAATGCGGATGATCGCATCCGTGGGGTCCTGGATGGTGGGATCCGGAACGTCGATGACGCTCAACGAGCGCCTTCCTTGCCAAGTCACTGCTTTCACGATTGGTGCTCCCTGCTGTCTTGCCGTTGTCCCGCGCTGCAGGAGACCCCTCCAGCGAATCAGAGACGACTGGCCAATACAAGGCTGGAAAGCAGTAACTAGTAAGCATCCTGATTGTTGGCTATGATCGCGGTAGGGGAGAGTTGTCGGACAGCGTTGACCGAGGAGAACACAGAGTGACCACCATCCACAATCCGTTGGTTCCGGAGTCGACGCCGCGCCCTCAGGCGCGTGCCGTCCTTTGTCCTCACTGCGGGTCCAAAGATCATCTGAACTTGGAAACCATTGAGTCGATCGAACCCCATCCCGGTGAACTGATGGTGGCTGTTTCCTATACGTGCTTGGCCTGCGAGGCATCCGACGCCCATACCGCCGCCTTCCATGATGTGGCCGCTGTCCTTAACCGCGACGGAACCACCTCGACCCTGCTGCAGTTTGGTGGACAATACCTGCACTGCGGTGAGCTCATGCAGCTGGCTACGACGTCTGGGCGGAGCGTCTACGACCCAATTTCCACAGAAGATCCGGATGACCAGTTGCTGGACGTCTATCTGAATACCCGTGTTCTCAAATGCCGTTGCGGTTTCCGGGTGGAACTTCCGGCCTGAGGACGGACAAGGTCCGGTTAAACGTGAAGATGGCACAGAACAGAGTGTGGGCAACGGGCGGCGCCCCTGCAAGCCGCCCAACAGGGAGGTAATCCGCAATGGATACAGGACAACTGGTGCTCATCATCGTCATCGCCGTGGTGGTGATTGCCGTAGTAGTGATCGCCTTGACGGTGGGACGCCGCAAGAAGGCCGAGGCAAACCGCCAGCGCGCGGAAGTTCTCAGGGAGAAAGCGGCGGAGGAGGCTATTGGCGCGCATCAGGCGAAGGCCGAATCTGCACAGGCTGAAGCAGATGCGCTGCAGGCCGAGGTTGAAGCAAACCGGCTCCGCAAGGAGGCGGAGCGCCACGCATCCAAGGCCGACGAGGCCCACAACCGC includes:
- a CDS encoding CsbD family protein, which encodes MGLGDKISNKAQEVTGKAKEALGDATNNEKLQAEGAADQAAAKSKQAGENVKDAAKDVFDK
- a CDS encoding alcohol dehydrogenase catalytic domain-containing protein: MKAVTWQGRRSLSVIDVPDPTIQDPTDAIIRITSSAICGSDLHLYEVLGPYMHKSDVIGHEPMGIVEEVGSAVHRLKKGDRVVVPFNISCGRCFMCNQGLQSQCETTQVTAKNSGAALFGYSELYGSVPGGQAQYLRVPFADYGPVKVDGDAPDERYLFLSDILPTAWQAVEYAATPAGGTLVVLGLGPVGQFASRIGVHKGLRVIGVDPVPERRAMAAAHGVETMDFGPDVAEQIRKQTLGRGADSVVDAVGMEAHGSPVASFLHKAVSLLPDKPAQVAMDTMSVDRLAALHTAIDAVRRGGTISLSGVYGGKADPLPLMTMFDKQIQLRMGQCNVRNWTDRLLPLVEDDADPLGVMHLVTHTGSLDEAPELYEKFQKKEDGCIKVVLKP
- the bioB gene encoding biotin synthase BioB, producing the protein MSTHPPNQTPAYAILDTAREQVLRRGEGLSEAQLIEVLELPDDAIPAALQLAHEVRLEHCGEDVEVEGIISIKTGGCPEDCHFCSQSGLFDSPVRGVWLDIPALVKAAKETAATGATEFCIVAAVRGPDIKLMNQIKFAIDRINEEVDINIACSLGMLTQRQVGQLAAWGVHRYNHNLETARSYFPEVVTTHSYEERLETCAMVKAAGMELCCGALIGMGESLAQRAELAVQLAALEPHEVPLNFLNPRPGTPLENQGIMDGKDALRAIAAFRLAMPRTVLRYAGGRELTLGDLGTREGLLGGINAVIVGNYLTTLGRPANADVNLLVELNMPIKELQKAL
- a CDS encoding purine-cytosine permease family protein, with translation MSPEKMSTATLEPTTPGGAAVVNGTDGAPPGVNSDAMSAAKESLEDYTLRFAPRSYRKWSAGVVATSALGGIAYLADFSIGANIGIAYGTVNAIIGIIVAAVIIFSTGFPLAYYAARYNIDLDLITRGSGFGYYGSVVTNIIFATFTFIFFALEGSIMAQGLQLGLGVPQWIGYAVSTIIIIPLVIYGMKTLATLQVWTTPLWLLLMVVPVGYLLLSHPESIDAFFAFTGASGQGGPNLASVMLAAGVCLSLMAQIAEQIDYLRFMPPKTAENKGAWWRAVILAGPGWVIFGAIKQIIGLFIAIYLIAKLDPAAAVHANEPVHQFLGVYEEMMPAWLAMTLAVVLVVISQIKINVTNAYSGSLAWTNSFTRITKTYPGRMVFVVVNLVIALVLMESNMFEFLNTILGFYANCAMAWVVTVASDIAINKYLLKISPKVPEFRRGMLYAVNPVGFVSMLVSAGVSIAVFFGAFGSAVQPFSPIFAVGLALVLPPVLALATKGRYYLRRTDDGIDLPMFDADGNPTDAKLMCHVTGIEFERPDMLRSGQDGPDGEPQYISSLALSTDKTGTLVLPAQK